CCATCACGGCGATCTCGTTGGTGGGCCAGGCGAACGACAGGTCCGCGCCGATCGAGCGGGAGTCCATGACGATGTAGGCGCCGCCGTAGGCCTTGCGCAGGATCAGCGAGATCCGCGGCACGGTCGCGTTGCAGTAGGCGTACAGCAGCTTCGCGCCGTGCCGGATGATGCCGCCGTGCTCCTGGTCGACACCGGGCAGGAAGCCCGGCACGTCGAGCAGGGTGACGATCGGGATGTTGAAGGCGTCGCACATCTGGACGAAGCGCGCGGCCTTCTCGGAGGCGTTGATGTCGAGCACGCCGGCCAGCGACTGCGGCTGGTTGGCGATCAGGCCGACCACGTGCCCGTCGATCCGGGCCAGCGCCACGATGACGTTGGTCGCCCAGCGCTCGTGGACCTCCAGGTACTCGCCGTGGTCGACGACCTCCTCGATGACCTTGCGCATGTCGTACGGGCGGTTGCCGTCGGCGGGCACCAGGTCGAGCAGGCTGTCGTTGCGGCGCTCCACCGGGTCGTCGGTGGAGCTCGTGGGCGGCATCTCCCGGTTGTTCTGCGGCAGCAGCGAGAGGAGGTAGCGGACCTCCTCGATGCAGGACTGCTCGTCGTCGTAGACGAAGTGCGAGACACCGGACACCGCGGAGTGGACGTCGGCGCCGCCGAGGCCGTTCTGGGTGATCTTCTCGCCGGTGACGGCCTGGACGACGTCCGGGCCGGTGATGAACATCTGCGAGGTCTCGCGGACCATGAACACGAAGTCCGTCAGGGCGGGGGAGTAGGCCGCGCCGCCGGCGCACGGGCCGAGCATCACCGAGATCTGCGGGATGACGCCCGACGCCCTGGTGTTGCGCTGGAAGATGCCGCCGTAGCCGGCGAGGGCGGTGACGCCCTCCTGGATGCGGGCGCCGGCGCCGTCGTTCAGCGAGACCAGCGGGGCACCGGCCGCGATGGCCATGTCCATGATCTTGTGGATCTTCTGGGCGTGGGCCTCGCCCAGCGCGCCGCCGAAGATCCGGAAGTCGTGCGCGTAGACGAAGACCGTCCGGCCGTGCACGGTGCCCCAGCCGACCACCACACCGTCGGTGTGCGGCTTCTTGGTCTCCAGGCCGAAGCCGGTCGCCCGGTGCCGGCGCAGCGGCTCCACCTCGTGGAAGGAGCCCTCGTCCAGCAGCAGGTCGATCCGCTCACGGGCGGTCAGCTTGCCCTTCGCGTGCTGCGCCTCGGTGGCCTTCTCGCTCGGACCCCGCCGGACCTGCTCCCGGAGCTCGTGCAGCTCGGCCACCCGCCCGCGCGCGTCGGCCGGGATCGCGGGGATCTCTCCGCCGACCGGCGCATCGTGCAGAACCGTCATCTCGAACCACTCCAAGTGTGAGGGAACTGTCCCGGCAGGCGGCCTGCGTACGCGGCTGCTGCTCCGGCGAACACTTCTTCACCTACGACACTACGAGGGAGGGCCGCCGCCTCTCGGCGTCGATTCCGTACAAGGTCGGGCCCCAGAAGCTGTTCAGGGCTCACAGTCGGCGACACCCGGCGCACCCTCCGCGGGTGCACCGCCGCGGTATCCGCAGCGGTCGTCACAGGGGGTGGTCGACCCGTCGATCGTCCAGGTCAGGACAGGTGCCGACACCCGCCGGAGACGGCTCACCCCCGGTCCGCGGGACGGGCCGGGGGTGTGCGGTTCCTGAGGGCGCGCGGCCGCGGGAAGGCATCAGGATGGTAGGGAAGCGCCAAATTCGGCTCAGCCGCGCGGATCGTCCTCCGGCTCGTCCTTTCGGCGCAGTTCCTCCTCGCGTCGGCGCAGGTCGGACTCCCACCGCTTGAGCATGTCCTCGTGCCGCTCGTTGTCCTTCTTCAGCGAGGCCAGGAACTCCGGGTTGTCGTCCGGCGCGACGAAGCGCTCGCCCGGCCGCTCGTACTCGGGGAAGCCCGCCGTCGGCCCGGCCGGCCAGGGGACGGCCCGGCCCCGGGAGCGCGCGCGGTTGCGCCCGGCCGCCAGCCAGGCGATCGACCCGACCAGCGGGAAGAGCAGCACGATGATCACCCAGGCCACCTTGGGGAGGTAGCGGACGTCCTCCTCGGACGTGGTCAGGCAGTCGATGAACGCCCACACCCACAGCGCGAGCAGAACCAGTGGCGGCAGAATCCTCAGCACGGCGTCGATCTCCCCCGGAACGGCGAACAGGGCCCCTCTTGGCGGGGCCAGGTTAACCGGTGTCGGATACTGACAGGCATGGCATACGACGATCTCCGCTCCTTCCTCCGCGCCCTGGAGCGCGAGGGCGACCTCAAGCGGATCAAGACCGAAGTGGATCCGTACCTGGAGATCGGGGAGATCGTCGACCGGGTGCAGAAGGCCAAGGGCCCGGCGCTGCTCTTCGAGAACGTCAAGGGCGCGTCGATGCCGCTGGCGATGAACGTCTTCGGCACCGAGCGGCGGCTCGCCAAGGCGCTCGGCCTGAAGTCCCCGGACGACATCTCGGAGAAGATCGCCGGTCTGCTCCGGCCCGAGCTGCCGCAGGGCTTCACCGGATTCCGGGACGCCTTCGGCAAGCTCGCCTCGATGGCCCACGTGCCGCCGAAGAGCGTGAAGTCCGCCGACGCGCCCGTCCACGAGGTCGTCCTCACCGGCGACGACGTCGACCTGGAGCAGCTGCCCGCCCTCTTCACCTGGCCGCTCGACGGCGGCTCCTTCTTCAACCTGGGCCTGACCCACACCAAGGACCCGGACACCGGCGTCCGCAACCTCGGCCTCTACCGGCTGCAGCGCCACGACAAGCGCACCATCGGCATGCACTGGCAGATCCACAAGGACAGCCGCAACCACGCCGCGGTGGCCGCCAAGCGCGGCGAGCGGCTGCCGGTCGCGATCGCCTTCGGCTGCCCCCCGTCCGTCAGCTACGCGGCCACCGCGCCGCTGCCCGGCGACATCGACGAGTACCTGTTCGCCGGCTTCGTGCAGGGCGAGCGGGTGCGGATGGTCGACTGCAAGACCGTCCCGCTGCAGGTGCCCGCCGACGCCGAGGTGGTGCTGGAGGGCTGGCTGGAGCCCGGCGAGATGCTGCCTGAGGGCCCGTTCGGCGACCACACCGGCTTCTACACCCCGCAGGAGCCCTTCCCGGCGCTGACCATCGACTGCGTGACGATGCGCCGCCGCCCGCTGCTGCAGTCCATCGTGGTCGGCCGGCCGCCGACCGAGGACGGGCCGCTCGGCAAGTTCACCGAGCGGTTCTTCCTGCCGCTGCTGAAGATCATCATTCCGGACATCGTCGACTACGACCTGCCCGAGGCCGGCGGCTTCCACAACTGCGTGATCGTCTCGATCGACAAGAAGTACCCCAAGCACGCCCAGAAGGTCATGCACGCCATCTGGGGCGCCCACATGATGTCGCTCACCAAGCTGATCGTCGTGGTGGACGCCGACTGCGACGTGCACGACTACCACGAGGTCGCCTGGCGGGCCCTCGGCAACGTCGACTACAGCCGCGACCTGGTCGTCGTCGAAGGCCCGGTCGACCACCTCGACCACGCCTCCTACCAGCAGTTCTGGGGCGGCAAGGCCGGTATCGACGCCACCCGCAAGCTGCCCGAGGAGGGCTACACCCGCGACGGCGGCTGGCCCGAGATGGTCTCCTCCGACCCGGAGACCGCCGCCCTGGTGACCAAGCGCTGGAAGGAGTACGGACTGTGACCACGGCCGCCTTCGAGGTACCGCCCGGCAAGGTCAAGTCCTTCCTGCGGCTGGTCATGATCGAACACTCGGTGTTCGCGCTGCCCTTCGCGTACATCGCCGCGCTCACCGCGATGTTCCTCGCCGACAGCCGCGTGCACTGGGGCGAGCTGTTCGTCGTCACCGTCTGCATGGTCGGCCTGCGGACCTTCGCGATGGCCGCCAACCGGATCATCGACCGCGAGATCGACTCCCGGAACCCGCGCACCGCGGGCCGCGAACTCGTCACCGGCGCGGTCTCGCTCCGCACCGCCTACATCGGCTCCGGCATCGCCCTGATCGTCTTCCTCGGCGCCGCCGCCCTGCTCAACCCGCTCTGCCTGGCGCTCGCCCCGGTCGCCGTGGTTCCGATGGTCGTCTACCCGTACGGCAAGCGCTTCACCGACTTCCCGCACGCCATCCTGGGCCTCGCCCAGGCCGCCGGCCCGATCGGCGCCTGGCTCGCCGTCACCGGCACCTGGTCCTGGGACGCCGTGGTGCTCGGCCTCGCCGTGGGCATCTGGATCGGCGGCTTCGACCTGATCTTCGGATGCCAGGACGTCGCCGCGGACCGCGCCGAGGGCGTCCGCTCGGTGCCGGCCCGCTTCGGCATTCCGGCGGCCCTCTACGGCGCCCGCGCCTGCCACCTCGTCACCACTGCCCTGCTCGTCTGGTACGCCGTCCTCACCGACGCCGGCCCGGCCTTCTGGGTCGGCCTGGCCGTGGTCGTCGGCGCCTTCCTCTACGAGCACGGCATCGTCAAGCCCGGCGACCTCTCGCGCCTCAACCGCGCCTTCTTCACCACCAACGGCTTCGTCGGCATCTCCCTCTTCGGTTTCGCCCTCCTCGACCTGATCCTCCGCGGCCTGACCATCTGACGCGGCCGGGAGGTGCCCCCCACAGGCCCCTGTTCCGGTGTGCCCGGCCTGAGAGACGGCGAAGCCGGAACCGCGCGGCGGAAGGCGCAGACCGCGGCCTTCCGGTCCGCGCAGTCCTCCCCCAGCCCTCGGCCGGGTGGTGCCCCCACGCGCCGCCGGTGTCGCCGCTATGTGCCGGTGCCGTCCCGGAGGGCGAGGCGGGCGTAGGCGCGGACGTCGGCGTCGGGGTCGGCGAGGCGTTCGCGGAGGGCCGGCTCGACGCCGGGTTCCGCGGCCGCCGGGGTCAGGCCCCGGACGGCCGCCTTGCGGACGTCCGCGTTGCCGTCCCCGAGCAGGGCGAGCAGCGGCTCCGTCCGCCCCGCCGCGGCGAGTGCCCCGGCGGCGGCCCTGCGGACCTGCCAGGCCTGGTCCGGGCGGGCCGCGAGGTCGGCCAGGGCGGGCGGGCAGCCGATCCCGGCGGCTCCGTCGAAGGCCGCGGCCCGCACCAGCGGGTCGCCGTCCCGGGCGAGGCGCAGCAGCGCCCGGTCGGCCACCGGGTCGCCGATGGTCCCCAGTCCTTCGCCGACGGCCACCCGCACCTCGCGGGCCGGGTCCGTGGCGACCCCGACCAGCGCGGTGGCGGCGTTCAGCGAGACGAGCCCGCGGACGGCCTGCAGCCGGACCGGTATCTCCTCGTCCGCCGCGCCCGCGGCGAACAGCGCGAGGGAGCCCGTCCGCAGCACCCGGGACAGTTCCAGCACCCCGGCCCGGACGACCGGGTCGGCCGAGCGGGCGGCGTCGGCGAGGGCTGGGCCGAGCGAGGGGTCGAGGACGTCGGCGAGTTCCCGCAGGCCGGCCACGGCGGCGGCCCGCACCCGTCCGTCGGGGTCGTGCAGGGCGGTGGCCAGGGCCGGGCCGGTGCCGTCCGCGGCGTGTTCGGTGAGCAGGTCGACGGCGGTGCGCCGCACGTCGGCGGAGCCGTCCCGCAGGTAGGGGGCGAGGTCGTGCGGGCCGGGCCCGTCCTCGGCGAGCCGCAGGAGTTCGAGCAGCCGGGGCGAGCCGGCGGCGGGGCCGGTCGCGGCGGGTGCGGTGGTGGGCCCGGTGGAGGTGCCGGTGCGGCCGACCGTGAGGGCGTGGACCTCGCCGATCAGCTCGACCTCGCCGCCGGGCGGCTCCAGTCCGTCGACCGGGACGAGGTAGGGCGCGACCGGGCGGGTGAGGAACTCCATGGCGCCGTCGGCGTTCTTCCGCAGGTTGAGGTGGCGGAACCAGCGTCCGTCGTCCCGCCCGGGGTGGTCGACGCGCTCGTGGTAGAGCCCCCAGCGGCTCTCCTCGCGGGCGAGCGAGGAGCGGGCGGCCATCTCGGCGCAGTCCCGGATGAAGTCGACCTCGACGGCCCGCATCAGCTCGTGCGGGGTGCGGGCGCCCATCGCGGCGATCTCGCCGCGCATCCGCACGAAGTGTTCCAGGGCCACCGAGAGCCGGGCGCCGGTCTTGGGCGGGGCGACGTAATCGTTGACGAAGCGGCGCAGCTTGTACTCGACCTGGGGCTGCGGCGGGCCGTGCGGGTTCCGCAGCGGGCGGTAGACCAGCTCGTGGGCGGCCTTCAGCTGGTCGTCGGGGAGTTCGGCCCGCTCGGTCGGCAGGTGGGCGGCGGCGTGCGAGCCGGCCAGGTCGCCGAAGACGAAGGCGCCGATCATGTAGTTGTGCGGCACGCAGGCGAGGTCGCCCGCCGCGTACAGGCCGGGCACGGTGGTGGCGGCGTTCTCGTCGACCTGGACGCCGCTCGCCGAGTGCCCGCCGCACAGGCCGATCTCGGAGATGTGCATCTCGACGTCGTGGGTGCGGTAGTCGTGGCCGCGGCCGGCGTGGAAGGTGCCGCGGCTGGGGCGCTCGGTGGTGTGCAGGATGCCCTCCAGCGCCCGGACGGTCTCCTCCGGGAGGTGGGTGGTCCGCAGGTAGACCGGTCCGCGGTCGGAGGCCAGTTCGGTGGCGAACTCGGCCATCATCTGCCCGGACCAGTAGTCGGAGTCGACGAACCGCTCGCCGTGCCGGTTGACCTGGTAGCCGCCGAAGGGGTTCGCCACGTAGGCGCAGGCCGGCCCGTTGTAGTCCTTGATCAGCGGGTTGATCTGGAAGCACTCGATGCCGCTGAGCTCCGCGCCGGCGTGGTACGCCATGGCGTAGCCGTCGCCGGCGTTGGTGGGGTTCTCGTAGGTGCCGTAGAGGTAGCCGCTGGCGGGCAGGCCGAGCCGCCCGCACGGCCCGGTCGCCAGGACGACCGCGCCCGCCCGGACGGTGACGAACTCCCCGCTGCGGGTGTCGAGGCCGGCCGCGCCGACCGCCCGGCCGCCGGAGGTGAGCACCCGGACCGGCATCACCCGGTTCTCGATCGTGATCCGCTCCCGCATGTGCTTCTGCCGCAGCACCCGGTAGAGCACCTTCTTGACGTCCTTGCCCTCCGGCATGGGCAGCACGTAGCTGCCCGAACGGTGCACCTGGCGCACCTGGTACTCGCCGTACTCGTCCTTCTCGAACTTCACGCCGTACCGCTCCAGGCGCTGCACCATGGCGAAGCCGCGGACGGCGGTCTGCCGGACGGTGCGCTGGTCGACGATGCCGTCGTTGGCGCGGGTGATCTCGGCGACGTAGTCGTCCGGGTCGGCACGGCCGGGGACGACCGCGTTGTTGACGCCGTCCATGCCCATGGCGAGGGCGCCGGAGTGCCGGACGTGCGCCTTCTCCAGCAGCAGCACGTCGGCGCCGGCCTCCGCGGCGCTGATCGCCGCCATGGTGCCGGCCGTCCCGCCGCCGACCACCAGCACGTCGCACTCCAGCCGCCGCGCATCCGCGAGGTCGGGGATCTCCATCAGGTGCCACCTTTCGCGGCCGCGTTCACCGGCCGGCCAGTTCCGTGAGGATCCGCCCGCGCAGGGCGAGCACGGCGGGGTCGGCGCGGCGCGAGCCGTCCCGCGGGTGCGGTACGTCGTGGACGGCGGCCAGGGTGCCGCCGCCGAGGACGGCCACCCGGTCGCCGAGCAGCAGGGCCTCGTCGACGTCGTGGGTGACGAAGACGACCGTGCAGCGCTGCCGCTCCCAGACGGACAGCAGCAGGTGCTGCATGGCGGCCCGGGTCTGGGCGTCGAGCGCCCCGAAGGGCTCGTCCATCAGCACGGCCCGCGGTGCGCCGACCAGCGCCCGGGCCAGCTGGACGCGCTGCCGCTGGCCGCCGGAGAGTTCTCGCGGCAGCCGGTCGGCGAGGCCGTCCAGGCCCACCCGGCCGATCCATTCGGCGGCCGGCGCACGGCGCAGGGCGCGCGGCACCTTGCGGACGGCGAGCGGGAGTTCGATGTTGCGGCGGACGGTCCGCCAGGGCAGCAGACCGTCGTCCTGGAAGACCAGGGCGCGCTCCGCGCCCGGGCCGCGGACGGGCTCGCCGTCGGCCAGCAGCTCGCCGCCGGTGGGCCGCAGCAGGCCGGCGAGCGCCCGCAGCAGCGTGGACTTGCCGCCGCCGGAGGCGCCGACGACGGTGAGCACCTCGCCGGGGGAGACGTCCAGGTCGACGCCGTGCAGCACGGGTTGCCCGGGGTGGCCGAGGCCGAGGCCCCGGGCGGTCAGTCGCAGGCTCATCGGCCGTCCCCTCTCGCGTCGGTGTCGCCGGTGCGCGGCGGCAGCCAGGCGGTGAGCCGCCGGCCGGCCAGTTCGACGGCCCCCGAGGTGAGCCAGCCGAGCAGGCCGATGGTGGCCATCCCGACGAAGACGCCGGGGTAGTCGAGCACGGTGTACGCCTGCCAGGTGCGGTAGCCGACGCCGTACTGCCCGGAGACCATCTCGGCGGAGATCACGCAGATCCAGGACACCCCGATGCCGACCGACAGGCCGCCGACCACGCCCGGCAGGGCGCCGGGCAGCACCACCGAGGCCAGCACCCGGGCGCGGCCGCCGCCCATCGTCCGCACCGCCTCCTCCCAACGCGGCGGGACGGCCCGGACGGCGTGCCGGGTGGAGACGGTGATCGGGAAGAACGCGGCGGTGCAGGTGATGAAGACGATGCCCTGCTCGTTCTCCGGGAAGAGCATGATCGCCACCGGGACGAGGGCGATCGCCGGGACGGGCCGGACCAGCTCCAGCACCGGCCCCAGCAGATCGGCGGCCCACCGCGAGCGGGCGGTCAGCACGCCGATCGCGGTGCCGAGCACGGCGGCGAGCAGGAAGCCGAGGCCGATCCGCCGCAGACTGTCCGTCAGGTCCTGCCAGTACTGGCCGGTGCCGAGCTGCCGGCCGAAGGCGTCCCAGACCTGCAGCGCCGTCGGCAGGTGGTCGAAGCGCACCCACAGCCGCACCTGGTGGGACGTCAGCAGCTGCCACAGGCCCACGAAGCCGAGCAGCGACGCCGCCCGTACCGCGCGCCGGCCGGCCCGCCGGGGGAGCGTCCGCGCGGCGGGGCCGGTGCCGGCGGTCGCCGGCGGGGCCGGCCGCAGCACGGTGCTCATGCCGCCGCCAGGGCTTCGGCCCAGCTCACCGCGCGGGCGCCGGGGTGGGCGGCGAGGTGTGCCCGGGTGCCGTCCTCGGTGGTGAACGGCAGCAGGGCGGCGCCGTCCTGCACCCAGTGGTCCTTGTCGGCGAACCAGCGGGTGCCGGTGGCGGCGTCCGGCACGTAGGCGGCGCGGAGCTTCTTCCCGGCGGCCGTCGCGGCCTTCACCGCGCGCAGCAGGCAGACCGGGTCGGCCGCGGGCCGGGTGGTGTCCTCGCCCTGGAACCAGAGTTCGCCGGCCTGCCGCGGGTCGGTGACGGGCCGGCCGCAGGTCTCGTCGGTGCCGGTGATCCGGGCCGGCGGGACGTCCGGCAGCGCGGCGGCGGCCAGGTACGACGGGTCGACGAACTTCTCCAGGTCGAGGGCCTTCAGCACGCCCACCGACGCCAGGAAGGGCACGTCCTCGCGGAGCGCCGCCACGAGCTCGGGCCGCAGCGGGGTGGCGAAGGTGCCGATGCCGTTCGGGCCGTTGTACAGGTGCACCACCTCGGCGGGCAGGCCGGTGGCCTCGGCGACCGTGCGGCTGGCCTCCAGCGGGTGCTCGTTGAGGTACCGGGTGGCGTCGGCCTGGGCGTTCAGGAAGGCCCGGACGACCTCCGGGTGCTCGGTGCCGTACCTCTGCCGGACGACCACGCCGTGCAGGGTGGGCCGGCCGAGCGCGGCGCCGTCGTACAGCAGCCGTCCGTCGCCGGCGAAGACCACCGCGCCGGGCCAGGCGACGAACTGGGCGAGCGCGTCCACGCTGCCGGCCTTGAGCGCGGAGGCGCCGACGGCGGGCTGCTGGTTCTGCTTCCGGATGCCGTCGTCGGGGACGCCCGCCCGGCGCAGCGCCTGGACGAGGGTGCCGTCGGCGGCCGAGCCGACCGAGGTGGAGACCCGCTTGCCCCTGAGGTCGGCCAGGGTGTGCGCGGGGGAGTCGTTCGGCACGACGACGCCGTTGAGGGCGCCGAGCAGGTTGTAGCCGGTCACCGAGACCAGCCGGGTGCCGGGCCCGCCGGCCTGCTGGGCGCGGGAGCCGTTGATCAGCAGCGGGTAGTCGCCCATCGAGCCGATGTCGATCTTGTCGGCGAGCATCTGAGCGGTGATCGGGGCGCCGGAGTCGTAGTCCTGCCAGGCGACCTTGTAGGTCTTCCCGTCCTTCCTCCCCTGCTCGGCGAGCCGCTGCTCGAACCAGCCGCGGGCGCGCAGCAGGGTGCCCGCGGTGACGGTGTTGATGGTCTTCGACTGGTAGCCGACCACGACCTGCACGGTGCCGCCGTCGCCGGTGGCGGAGGCGGAGGAGCAGGCGGTCGCGGCGGCGAGCAGGGCGGCGGCCAGCAGCGGCCGGGTGACGAGTCCTGGGCGGGGCATGGCGGGGATCTCCTCAGCGCAGCAGGTAGGGCATGTTGACGGTGACGGCCCCGGTGGGGCAGCGGGCGGCGCACGGGCCGCAGTACCAGCACTCGTCGACGTGCATGTAGGCCTTGCGGGTGTCCGGGTCGATCGCCAGCGAGTCCAGCGGGCACATCTCGACGCAGAGCGTGCAGCCGTCGATGCAGAGCGAGGGGTCGACGGTCACGGGCACGTCGGAGCGGTGGTCGGCGAGCGCCATCGGGCGGTCTCCCTACGGGGTGTCGCGCAGCAGCCGGCCCTGCATGGTGATCCGGTCGCCGCGGAAGCGGACGTATTCGAGGTCGACGGGCCGCCCGTCGGCGAGCGTGGTGAGCCGCTCCAGCATCAGCAGGGCGGCGCCGCGCGGGACTTCCAGGACGCTCGCGG
This genomic window from Streptomyces sp. TLI_235 contains:
- a CDS encoding succinate dehydrogenase/fumarate reductase flavoprotein subunit, producing the protein MEIPDLADARRLECDVLVVGGGTAGTMAAISAAEAGADVLLLEKAHVRHSGALAMGMDGVNNAVVPGRADPDDYVAEITRANDGIVDQRTVRQTAVRGFAMVQRLERYGVKFEKDEYGEYQVRQVHRSGSYVLPMPEGKDVKKVLYRVLRQKHMRERITIENRVMPVRVLTSGGRAVGAAGLDTRSGEFVTVRAGAVVLATGPCGRLGLPASGYLYGTYENPTNAGDGYAMAYHAGAELSGIECFQINPLIKDYNGPACAYVANPFGGYQVNRHGERFVDSDYWSGQMMAEFATELASDRGPVYLRTTHLPEETVRALEGILHTTERPSRGTFHAGRGHDYRTHDVEMHISEIGLCGGHSASGVQVDENAATTVPGLYAAGDLACVPHNYMIGAFVFGDLAGSHAAAHLPTERAELPDDQLKAAHELVYRPLRNPHGPPQPQVEYKLRRFVNDYVAPPKTGARLSVALEHFVRMRGEIAAMGARTPHELMRAVEVDFIRDCAEMAARSSLAREESRWGLYHERVDHPGRDDGRWFRHLNLRKNADGAMEFLTRPVAPYLVPVDGLEPPGGEVELIGEVHALTVGRTGTSTGPTTAPAATGPAAGSPRLLELLRLAEDGPGPHDLAPYLRDGSADVRRTAVDLLTEHAADGTGPALATALHDPDGRVRAAAVAGLRELADVLDPSLGPALADAARSADPVVRAGVLELSRVLRTGSLALFAAGAADEEIPVRLQAVRGLVSLNAATALVGVATDPAREVRVAVGEGLGTIGDPVADRALLRLARDGDPLVRAAAFDGAAGIGCPPALADLAARPDQAWQVRRAAAGALAAAGRTEPLLALLGDGNADVRKAAVRGLTPAAAEPGVEPALRERLADPDADVRAYARLALRDGTGT
- a CDS encoding NitT/TauT family transport system ATP-binding protein; this encodes MSLRLTARGLGLGHPGQPVLHGVDLDVSPGEVLTVVGASGGGKSTLLRALAGLLRPTGGELLADGEPVRGPGAERALVFQDDGLLPWRTVRRNIELPLAVRKVPRALRRAPAAEWIGRVGLDGLADRLPRELSGGQRQRVQLARALVGAPRAVLMDEPFGALDAQTRAAMQHLLLSVWERQRCTVVFVTHDVDEALLLGDRVAVLGGGTLAAVHDVPHPRDGSRRADPAVLALRGRILTELAGR
- a CDS encoding NitT/TauT family transport system permease protein, encoding MSTVLRPAPPATAGTGPAARTLPRRAGRRAVRAASLLGFVGLWQLLTSHQVRLWVRFDHLPTALQVWDAFGRQLGTGQYWQDLTDSLRRIGLGFLLAAVLGTAIGVLTARSRWAADLLGPVLELVRPVPAIALVPVAIMLFPENEQGIVFITCTAAFFPITVSTRHAVRAVPPRWEEAVRTMGGGRARVLASVVLPGALPGVVGGLSVGIGVSWICVISAEMVSGQYGVGYRTWQAYTVLDYPGVFVGMATIGLLGWLTSGAVELAGRRLTAWLPPRTGDTDARGDGR
- a CDS encoding 4Fe-4S dicluster protein is translated as MALADHRSDVPVTVDPSLCIDGCTLCVEMCPLDSLAIDPDTRKAYMHVDECWYCGPCAARCPTGAVTVNMPYLLR
- a CDS encoding acetyl-CoA carboxylase carboxyltransferase subunit beta /acetyl-CoA carboxylase carboxyltransferase subunit alpha, which translates into the protein MTVLHDAPVGGEIPAIPADARGRVAELHELREQVRRGPSEKATEAQHAKGKLTARERIDLLLDEGSFHEVEPLRRHRATGFGLETKKPHTDGVVVGWGTVHGRTVFVYAHDFRIFGGALGEAHAQKIHKIMDMAIAAGAPLVSLNDGAGARIQEGVTALAGYGGIFQRNTRASGVIPQISVMLGPCAGGAAYSPALTDFVFMVRETSQMFITGPDVVQAVTGEKITQNGLGGADVHSAVSGVSHFVYDDEQSCIEEVRYLLSLLPQNNREMPPTSSTDDPVERRNDSLLDLVPADGNRPYDMRKVIEEVVDHGEYLEVHERWATNVIVALARIDGHVVGLIANQPQSLAGVLDINASEKAARFVQMCDAFNIPIVTLLDVPGFLPGVDQEHGGIIRHGAKLLYAYCNATVPRISLILRKAYGGAYIVMDSRSIGADLSFAWPTNEIAVMGAEGAANVIFRRDIAAAEEPEAMRAQKIKEYKTELMHPYYAAERGLVDDVIDPAETRQVLAASLAMLRTKHADLPSRKHGNPPM
- a CDS encoding phospholipase D-like protein — translated: MLRILPPLVLLALWVWAFIDCLTTSEEDVRYLPKVAWVIIVLLFPLVGSIAWLAAGRNRARSRGRAVPWPAGPTAGFPEYERPGERFVAPDDNPEFLASLKKDNERHEDMLKRWESDLRRREEELRRKDEPEDDPRG
- a CDS encoding NitT/TauT family transport system substrate-binding protein, whose translation is MPRPGLVTRPLLAAALLAAATACSSASATGDGGTVQVVVGYQSKTINTVTAGTLLRARGWFEQRLAEQGRKDGKTYKVAWQDYDSGAPITAQMLADKIDIGSMGDYPLLINGSRAQQAGGPGTRLVSVTGYNLLGALNGVVVPNDSPAHTLADLRGKRVSTSVGSAADGTLVQALRRAGVPDDGIRKQNQQPAVGASALKAGSVDALAQFVAWPGAVVFAGDGRLLYDGAALGRPTLHGVVVRQRYGTEHPEVVRAFLNAQADATRYLNEHPLEASRTVAEATGLPAEVVHLYNGPNGIGTFATPLRPELVAALREDVPFLASVGVLKALDLEKFVDPSYLAAAALPDVPPARITGTDETCGRPVTDPRQAGELWFQGEDTTRPAADPVCLLRAVKAATAAGKKLRAAYVPDAATGTRWFADKDHWVQDGAALLPFTTEDGTRAHLAAHPGARAVSWAEALAAA
- a CDS encoding 3-octaprenyl-4hydroxybenzoate decarboxylase — its product is MAYDDLRSFLRALEREGDLKRIKTEVDPYLEIGEIVDRVQKAKGPALLFENVKGASMPLAMNVFGTERRLAKALGLKSPDDISEKIAGLLRPELPQGFTGFRDAFGKLASMAHVPPKSVKSADAPVHEVVLTGDDVDLEQLPALFTWPLDGGSFFNLGLTHTKDPDTGVRNLGLYRLQRHDKRTIGMHWQIHKDSRNHAAVAAKRGERLPVAIAFGCPPSVSYAATAPLPGDIDEYLFAGFVQGERVRMVDCKTVPLQVPADAEVVLEGWLEPGEMLPEGPFGDHTGFYTPQEPFPALTIDCVTMRRRPLLQSIVVGRPPTEDGPLGKFTERFFLPLLKIIIPDIVDYDLPEAGGFHNCVIVSIDKKYPKHAQKVMHAIWGAHMMSLTKLIVVVDADCDVHDYHEVAWRALGNVDYSRDLVVVEGPVDHLDHASYQQFWGGKAGIDATRKLPEEGYTRDGGWPEMVSSDPETAALVTKRWKEYGL
- a CDS encoding 4-hydroxybenzoate polyprenyltransferase; this translates as MTTAAFEVPPGKVKSFLRLVMIEHSVFALPFAYIAALTAMFLADSRVHWGELFVVTVCMVGLRTFAMAANRIIDREIDSRNPRTAGRELVTGAVSLRTAYIGSGIALIVFLGAAALLNPLCLALAPVAVVPMVVYPYGKRFTDFPHAILGLAQAAGPIGAWLAVTGTWSWDAVVLGLAVGIWIGGFDLIFGCQDVAADRAEGVRSVPARFGIPAALYGARACHLVTTALLVWYAVLTDAGPAFWVGLAVVVGAFLYEHGIVKPGDLSRLNRAFFTTNGFVGISLFGFALLDLILRGLTI